One Coffea eugenioides isolate CCC68of chromosome 2, Ceug_1.0, whole genome shotgun sequence genomic window, GATTTTCAAAAGGATATCACCTAAATCTTTTCCAGTATCGTGAAAGGTCAACCTTTACGGCTGGTCTTTACTTTAGAAGACCCGTAGATGGTATCTGAAATTTGCAGGATGTGTTAGTAGAGATTGTCTTTGCATTTTACGTAGTTTACTCGGTCAACTGAAATTGCTTCGCTGTTTACAATAATTAATCAAAtgattaattgtgattaatatTATAATTTATCCTAGTTGAAATGGGTCTGGTTGAAATTGTCAGCCTTCCAAGTCGTTATCATGGTCAATTATCCGGAGAAATTTAATAGCTTCTTGTcatcttcttttgttttttttttttttttataaagaaGCTAAGAAAATGTTCATCATCAAAgggagcttttttttttttttttttttttttttaaccctccCATCTCGGTCTACAACATAACAGGACGAAAGGATGTCAAATTCTTCATAAATAAGGTAATTACGAAGAGCAAAATTTCATCTTAATTTGGCCTGTGCAAGCTCCAAGAGTCCAAGTTAAAACTTGACATTTTGATTTCAGTACTACTACTTTTTAACACAGCTTTTGACTATTTCCGTGTAAAGCCTTTCGAGCACCGCCACCTATGGCTATGCACAACGCAAGTTTGACCGCGAAAATGTACAGCTTGCCGAATGAAAGCAtaattttgccaaaaatttAGGCAGGTGAACGATGTCGAAATCATGGGCACGAATGACAGTTTCATGTCATTATCCAATTAGTTGTATTGACTACTTTGATTGAAAGtataccaaaaataaaaaaaaattttaaaaaaaggtgCTCCATAACGCAGAAAATCAAGACTTCGAGCACCATCCCTTCTTGAAACCAGTACAAGGCAGAACAGAAGTTCTAAAATTAGTAGTATcagaaaacttttttttttaagtactaAAAGTGGCACATTTCGTCATGGTGTGCGCTGCAAAAGAACAAAGAAGACAGATTTATGCAGTGAGAAAATTTGACATAAATCTCCTTGTTTTGATATTTGATTTAGTCGTTCCAATTGTATATGCTTCCCTCCATTGGATCGCTGTTAAGGTAAATAAAACAAAGCAGCTCAATTGGATTTTAGTGTCTAGTGATGGCAATGCCTGGCCATATATTACGCTGCCGAGTTCAGTTCATGATATAAAATTCCTACTTGTCCTTTTGACTTCGTCCTCCTCAAATTAAATGCAAAGTTGTGCGGGGTTGGCTGGCTTGAGAGTGAGACCGCCATAGCGTAGAAATTTCGGAGCTTTGTTTGGGCAGCATATCATTCTCCGGCTCTCCTTCTTTCTATTTGTCATGGGAAAACAGAAACCAGACTGCAATAGTTACGCGCACATATAATAATGCAATTAAGTGTTGGGACGGCTAAGTCTCTTTTTCAACACGGAAACAGTTGTTTAAACTTTAATCTTGAGTGTTTCAATATTCCCATATGGTACCTGTGGGAAAAATAATAATTCGGTTTTGCACCATAAACATTTCGGAACGATTGCATCTttagttctttcttttttgaagaTTCGCACaatactactttttttttttgggcaacaAAGTCATACGAATCATACCTAACTGCGCTGAAATGTATGAAGTGCATTGAAGATGATGAGAATAAAAGAGATATAATCAAATCATCGAATTTATTATACTATATTGAGCATTTGTTTATGCTAATTCGTTCACAGcaaattagatttttttttttttccggtgGAAACCATGACCAAAGTCTTAGCGTGTAATGAAGAGAACAATCGAGCAAGAATggcttttcattttaattttttttttgggggtgtaATGACCAAATTAATAGCTTACAATCATGGTAAAGGTAGCTCCCTTATTGCGAAAAGTAGTAGTAGGTAAAAAGCAGTAATAGGTAAGCAGAAAgtgggggaaaaataaaaataaaaacaccGATACAAAGCAAGATACGTTTAGCTATTTCAAGTTTAAACGGATCTTGATTCTCTCACCATTTATCTAATACACCCAAATTACACAGGCACTCCCAGCGGAGACGGGTCCAAGGCTTTGCTCTCCAATTCCAGACACCCAACCTTCAATTCGATAGATTCCCTCTTGTAAACATACTTTCTTGATGCCCACAAAAAGATTCCCATGTTTATGGTACATATGACAAGAAGGAAGCTGTAATAGTAATCCAAATGGGAATCATTCAGGTTTTTCCCGATCCAACTCTTCCCCCCATGGCTTCCCGAAATTTTATCCACCATTGTCACTAAGAAGCTGTTCAAGAAATTCCCAATGCCAATCCCACTCGTGAAATACGTAGTCCCAAGGCTTCTCATGTCGTCTGGCGATTGATCgtagaaaaattccagcaatccGATGGCATTGAAAACATCAGCAATCCCCAATAGAACATATTGTGGAAGTAAAGCTAGAATAGTCATTGGCACAATTTCCTCAGGCCCCTTAATGTGGTGCAATCTAATGACGTGCATTCGCCTTACTTCCACTGCGCATGCAACCGCGATTGCAAAGATTTGAATCAAAATTCCAATTCCAAGCCTCTGCAGTAACGTGATCCCCCTTGGGTTTCCTGTTTTCTTACGCATCAGAGGCACAAAATAACGGTCATACATGGGTACGGTGAGTAGCATCGAGAGTGTGACAAAACTCCCTAGGGATGCAGCAGGAATCTGAAAGGTGCTGCCCAAGTGTCTATCCAAAGTGGTGCCTTGCTTGACAAAAAGAGTATTGACTTGTGCCCAGATGGTGCTGGGGATTAAGGTTGCAAGCCATATCATGGCCATTCCCAGGATTAGTTTTGATTCCTCCACTTGAGTCACCGTGCACGGTTGCCTCCATGACCTGTCCCCATCTTGCTTAATTGCAGCCTTGTCTAAGAACCTGAATATAGAATTTAGTTCATTAGCATGATTCTAGAACGTCATTTGATCCATACATTTCTTCAAATAGTGT contains:
- the LOC113761067 gene encoding protein NRT1/ PTR FAMILY 5.1, with the protein product MESKGYTQDGTVDLRGHPVLAHRTGKWKACAFLVGYEAFERMAFYGIASNLVVYLTTQLHEDTVPSVRNVNNWSGAVWMTPILGAYIADSYLGRFWTFTISSLIYVMGMVLLTMAVSIKHFKRTCINGICKKASTSQVAFIYASLYIIAIGAGGTKPNISTFGADQFDDFNPSEKQLKASFFNWWMFSTFTGALCATLGLVYIQENLGWGLGYCIPTAGLILSLIIFYIGTPYYRHKVKKAESPAGDLLRVLVTVIKNRKLELPIHPSQLYELDQQYYLNTGKRQIHHTSLFRFLDKAAIKQDGDRSWRQPCTVTQVEESKLILGMAMIWLATLIPSTIWAQVNTLFVKQGTTLDRHLGSTFQIPAASLGSFVTLSMLLTVPMYDRYFVPLMRKKTGNPRGITLLQRLGIGILIQIFAIAVACAVEVRRMHVIRLHHIKGPEEIVPMTILALLPQYVLLGIADVFNAIGLLEFFYDQSPDDMRSLGTTYFTSGIGIGNFLNSFLVTMVDKISGSHGGKSWIGKNLNDSHLDYYYSFLLVICTINMGIFLWASRKYVYKRESIELKVGCLELESKALDPSPLGVPV